From Bradyrhizobium sp. 4:
AGCACGGTGGTGGTGAGCGACAGATTGCTGGCAAAATTATACTTCAACCCTAAGTCGGCCGAATAGAGCTGGTCCCGTCGCCCGGAATTCAATCCATCGGTGAACCAGTAGGCTTCGAACAAAGGCGCGCTCACAATCGACCATTTCGGATCGAGTTTGACCTCAATGCCAAGAACGGCATCAAAGCGCCAGCGGCGGGCCTCGGCCAAATCAGAAAAGCGGTAAGTCAGCAGCCACAATGGCGACAGCGTTACATTCGCAACCTGGAAGTCACGAGCCACGGAACCCATCACGTCATGCGAGGTGAACGCGAGGTCGCGATAGACGCCGTCGAAGTCGTAGCGGTTCTCGTAGATCGCGGAGAATCTCCAGCCGTTCCAATTTTGGGTCAACCGCCCACCCAAGCGCGCGATCCCAAAATTGCTGTCCTTCTCCGTCGCGTAAGCTTCGTATTGCGCACGCGCATAGAGTCTATACGACAGGTCTGCTGTCAAATAGCCGTCCAGCCTGGCGCTGATATCGGGCTCATAATAGGCATCTGATCTGCGATTGTTGCGGCTGAACAGGGCGTTGTCAGTAAAGGTTGGTGAGACCGAGCCAACGATACTCCAAGAAGGCGGAGCGAGCGGCGGCGGATCCGCCTTGAAGTCCCTCAGATCCACGTCAGCTGCAAGCGCGGCAGTCGAACCCAAGAGTCCAATCATCTGCAAAAGAAATCCAGATACACGCATCCGAATCCTCGAGATTGTCGGCCCTGCCCCAACAAGCGAGCACGATAGGCTTGGCCTATCGATTGTCAATCCGCACAAACAATGCTCGCAGAGATTGCGGCCGCCTGTGACAGAGAGAGCACGCGAATGGGTGCGCAATTGTTCAAGGGCACGCAGAAAAGATCGACAGGCAGTCCTCATAGCGGTGCTTCCTTGATCGGCGTGCCGCGTCACTAAGCGGGCTCCGAAACGGCAGCCACGACAACTA
This genomic window contains:
- a CDS encoding outer membrane beta-barrel protein, coding for MRVSGFLLQMIGLLGSTAALAADVDLRDFKADPPPLAPPSWSIVGSVSPTFTDNALFSRNNRRSDAYYEPDISARLDGYLTADLSYRLYARAQYEAYATEKDSNFGIARLGGRLTQNWNGWRFSAIYENRYDFDGVYRDLAFTSHDVMGSVARDFQVANVTLSPLWLLTYRFSDLAEARRWRFDAVLGIEVKLDPKWSIVSAPLFEAYWFTDGLNSGRRDQLYSADLGLKYNFASNLSLTTTVLYEARTSNVPLRNYRDLRIGPRLDFAF